Genomic DNA from bacterium:
GACTACAAGGACGGCGACCTCTTCGCCCTGGTCCGCGCCAAGGACGATGCCTTCACCTTCGACACCAAGGCTGCCGGCAAGTCCTGCACCCTGACCGGCTACGCCGTGGCCAGCTATCTGGACTACTGCGCCGACGAGGCGGCCGGGGGCGAGGCGGCTGAGATCGCCAAGGCCGAGAAGGAGTCCGGCGTGTGCAAGGCCCCGGTCAACACGGACGAGGCCGCCAAGAAGGAAAAGCAGCTGCAGGACATCACCTTCTTCGCGACGAAGGTGCAGTACAAGTAGCTCCCCGATTCGATATCGATATCGATATCGATATCGACGAGAGCCCTGTAGATGGCAGGGCATCGTCGATAGCGAGCGAGAATGCGATACCGATAGCCATTTCGATCGCGACACCTTGCAGCAGGAGAGTCCCATGTCCGAGAATCCCGCCCTCACCACCCTCCGCGAGGAGGAGCAGTTCTTCTTCGAGACCGTGCGGGACTTCGCCCGGGAGAAAATCCTGCCCCTGCGCGAGAGGATGGACCATGAGGGCAAGGTCGATCCCGCCCTGCTCAAGAGCTTGTGGGACATGGGGCTGATGGGCATCGAGATCCCGGAGAAGTGGGGCGGCGCCGAGGGCAGTTTCTTCATGAGCTGCCTGGCCATCGAGGCCATGTCCATGGTGGACGCCGCCGTGGCCGTGGTCGTGGACGTGCAGAACACCCTGGTGATCAACGCTTTTCTTCGCTGGGGCAGCGAGGAGGTGAAGTCCCGCTATCTGCCCCTGCTGGCGGAGAAGTGGCTGGGCGCCTACGCCCTCTCCGAGGCGGGGAGCGGCAGCGACGCCTTCGCCCTGGCCTGCCGCGCCCAGGAGGACGGCGACGCCTACATTCTCAATGGCCAGAAGCTGTGGATCACCAACGCCGGCGAGGCGGACCTCTTCATCGTCTTCGCCAACATCAATCCCGCCGCCGGCCACAAGGGGATCACCGCCTTCCTTGTCGAACGCGACACGCCGGGCTTCAGCGTGGGCAAGAAAGAGGACAAGCTCGGCATCCGCGCCTCCTCCACCTGCGAGCTGGTGCTGAAGGATTGTCGCGTGGCGAAGGCCAATGTCCTGGGCGAGGTGGGCGTGGGCTACAAGGTGGCCATCGAGACCCTCAACGAAGGCCGCATCGGCATCGGCGCCCAGATGGTGGGCCTGGCCCAGGGCTGCCTGGACTACACCAGGGGCTATCTCACCGAGCGCAAGCAATTCAACAAGCCCCTGGCCGCCTTCCAGGGCGTCCAGTTCCAGTACGCCCAGGCGGCGGCGGAGCTGGAGGCGGCGCGGCTCTGCGTCTGGAACGCGGCCCGCCTGCGCGAGACGGGCCAGCCCTTCGTGCGCGAGGCGGCGGTGGCCAAGCTGATCAGCAGCCAAATGGCGCAGCGGGTCACCAGCCTCTGCGTCGACCTGCTGGGCGGCTATGGCTTCGTCAGGGAGTATCCGGTGGAGAAGTTCTACCGCGATGCCAAGATCGGCACGATCTACGAGGGCACGACCAACATGCAGCTCATGACCATCGCCAAGCTGCTGTTGGGCTAGCAGCCTCTCGCATGGCTGGTTCCTTCCCCCTCCCAGGGGGAAGGCCGGGATGGGGGTTCGCCCCAAGGTCCAGATTCAGACCTCGTCACGCGACGTGACGCCAGGTCTTGCGGCGCAAGCGCCGCGCTCTTGCACCTTTCTTTCACGGGCGAAAGAAAGGTGCCCAAAGAAAGCCCTCTCCAAGACATCACCGGCCCTAACTAGCCCGCCTCACGGCGGGCGTCGGACAGAGGGCCCTATCACCTGATGCGCCTGCCGTGGCAATTGGTTCAGGCCTGCGGCCTTCACCTCACGTAGTGATGTTTCATCCTTGGCGAAGCTGCACCTGGCAAGTCTGTTCCCTGTTTTCGGCCTCGTCGCGCGTCGCGACTGACCGTCGTAGCGCAGCGAAGGCGGGAAGTATGCGCGCGCAGAGGCCGAAGAGCAGGTGCCCACAAAGTCCTCATACGCGCGACCCCGCGCGTGTCACAAACAACGGCGGTCAGGGTCTGCCAGCCTTTTCTTTGCCCCGCTTTCTTTTCGCGAAAAGAAAGCGGGAAGAGATGCCGCGCCACCTTCCCACCTTTCTTCTCGCGAGAAGAAAGGTGGCGCCAAAGAAGCGCTCTCCAAGACATCACCGGCCCTGACTAGCCCGCCTCACGGCGGGCGTCGGACAGAGGGCCGGATGATGTAAGCCGGTTGCCAATGGCAATTGGTTCAGGCCTTCGGCCTTCACCCCACTTGGCCATGTCTCATATCCGGCGAAGCTACACCTAGCATGTCAATGCCCTCTTTTCGGCCTCGTCGTGCGCGCCACGCCGGGACGTCGCGCGCAGCGCGGCGTCTGAGCGTATGCGCGCGCAGAGGCCGAAGAAATGGTGACCAGGAAGAGCTGATACGCGCGACCCCGCGCGTGTCACAAACAACGGCGGTCAGGGCCTGCCAGCCTTTTCTTTGCCCCGCTTTCTTTATGCGAAAAGAAAGCGGGAAGAGGCGGCGCTTGCGCCGAAGGGCCTTGCCGGTTCAGTCCTCCCGCCCGCGCTCCACCTTGCCCACCGGCGCAAGGTAGATGACGAACTCGTCCTGGCCGTCCACCCCGGCCAGATCATCCATGCGGGCCTGGTCGTAGGCGGCGATGGCGCAGGTGCCGGCCCCCACGCATTCACAGGCCAGGTAGAGGTTCTGGCAGACGTGTCCGGCGTCGATGGCCATCACCTTGTAGGCCGCTTCGCCGTAGCGCCATTCCATGCGCTCAGGTAGCGCGGTCCAGATCAGGACGGCGGCCGCCTCGCCGATGAAATCCTGTCCCAGGGTGGCGTCGGCCACGGCCTGGGCGGCATCCGGCAAGGCATGGAGAAAGGCCAGCTCATGGGATAGGGAGAGGTAGCGGTACAGGCCCGGCTCCAGGCCGGCCACGCGCAGGACAAGAACCGCCGTCTCGAAGGCGTGGCGGGCGCCGGCGGAGGGCACGGTGCGCAGCACGGCGCGCTGGCCCAGCTTGCGGCGCACGCCCTGTGTGCTCCACAGGAGGAAGGCCAGCTCGTCCAGGCTGAGTGCGGCGGCGGTGAAAGCGCGGTGGCTCTCGCGGGCGGCCAGGGCCTGCTCCACGCTGACGGGGCGGATGCCCGACCAGGCGCCGGGTGCGGGCAGCGGCAGGCGCCGCGCCTCCGCTGGAAGCGGCTTCTCCACCGGCGGAGCGGGCTGCCCCACCTGCTGCGGCGTGCGGCTGAAATCTGTCTCCAGGCGGATGCGGTCCGTGAGGAACCAACGTCCCAGGTCACGATCGATGCGGCTCACTGCGGATCCTCCAGACTGCTTGTCAGCCTCCAGAAGCCCTGGTCGCCGGGCGCCGGCAGGGCATCCCACGCGATGAAAGTGGCGATCCCCTCCGGGTTCTGGGGTACTTGGACGAGAGTGCCCGCCACCTCCGACCACGTGGGTGGATCAAGGACGGGTGTGTACTCCACCGCCACCCAGATCTCCTCGCAGCAGAAGGCCTCCAGCACGGCCAGCCCCTCCTCCACCCGGATGCTGGTGATCTCGGTGCGCGCCGAGGGCAGGGCCGCCAAATCGCCGCGTCCCGCGTTGTAGGTTGGCACCACATGCGGAATGATCAGGGTGCGCGTGAACACGGAACTGGAGGCGTAGCGGTAGAGGCCGTCATGTTGGGATACTTCGTACAAGTAGAGCGCACGGTCCGACGGGGCTTGCGGGGAGAGGGCGAGGCCGGCGTTCCAGGGAGGGAATCCGTCCCCAAGATCCTGTGTGTCCTCGAAGAGCAGGGTCAACTGTCCCGTGTTCCGGTCAAGCCGGAACACACGGCTGCCCGTGGCAAAGAGCAGGTGGCCGTCCAAGTCCTGGGCCAGGTCACCCGCCTGGCCGGCCCCTCCAGGCGCCATGCCGGCAAGCGGGACAGGGTCGCCCACCACCAAGCCGGTGGCGGGGTCGATTTCGAGCAACTCCGAGGCCGTGTCGTCGAAGGCGAGCAGGCGTCCGCTGAGGGTGAAGGTGGCGCCACGGATGTTGCGGCCGGCCAGCGGACCGCCCACGGGCGTGCCGATCGCCGTGGCCTCGTCGAGGCGCAGCAGGGTGGATCCTCCGGCCTGGCAGTGCCAGGCAAAGAGCTGCCCGGAGCCGTCCGGGGCCAGGCCGTCGGTGTCCACCTGCACACCCCCCACCGTGACGGGTCCGACCTGTCCCCAGGCGCTGGTGGCTTCGTCCAGCCAGAACAGGGTGGCGGGTGGACCGGTGACCGGGTCATGTGTCTTCACGCCCCATAACAGGGCGGAGGCGGGCGGAGCCGCCAACAGCGGCAGGCACGCGGCCCATGCGATCCGGGCCACGGGTGCTGTCATTCCAATTGGATTTTTCATGCTTTTGTCCTTGCTGTGCTCAAGGTCGGGCCGCCAAAGAGACCAATTGCAATTCATCCGAACAAGAGGAAAATGACAGTCGGGCAATCGGGGGTCGGCCTGCCTTGGAGCTTTGGACCCATGTCCGTGTCAAGGCCCACGCGCAGGTGTTGATGCCGCGACCTGGTGTTCTGGGCCGCATCTCCTCGCAGGAACCAAGCTGGCAGCCTGTCGGACTTGGCCGCTCCGAGTCACCGCTCCGCAGTCTTCATCGCCCCTATCGGCCCGGATTGTTCGCAGCTTTCTTGCACTTGCCACCAGTATGCGCTGCGATATCTCCGAAAAGCCGGTCCCGACAAGGGCGCGAATCCCATCGAAGGCCCAAGCCCGACTGGCTGCTAGTGGACCTCAGGCGGAGAAGGAACGCGACGCAGCGGCCAAATCCCTCGGACTCGCGGAAGGCGGGTGCGACGGGACCATGTCCCCGGCCGCTCCTACCTTGGGTCATGGATCCACCGGCAGCGGACATCCGCGACCCCTACTATCTGCGCAACTTCCATCGCCTGGCCGACACTGTGCTGGCCCGGGACGGACTGCTCTTCACGGCGGAGGAGCGGGCACGCCTGGAGACCGTGCGCGCCCTGCCCGATCACGCCCGCCGGCTGCTGCTGCGCCTCGTCTCCCGCCGCGAGGGCTGGCTGCGCCGCAGCCGCCTGGCCTATGCTGAGATTCCCGCCCTGGACGAGGCCCTGGCTATTCTGGAGCGCACCGACTGGCTGGAACGCTGGCCCCAGGCCGACCTGCCGGAGGCCACGCCGCCCCGCGATCTGGTGGCCACCCTGCACCACGACGAGTGTCGCCACCTCTTGCGCATGGCCGGCCTGCGTCCGGGCGGACTCGCCCTGCGGGACCGCGAGCGCCTGGCCAACCTCTTCGCCCCCGCCGGCCCGGGCCTGGCCCGTCACGACCGGCAACTGGATTTCTGGCCGGACGGAGGTTCGCTCTCCCGGCGCCTGGGCAGCCTGGACCAGTGGATCCGCTTGCGCCACCGCCTGCTCTTCCAACTTCTCGAGCTGCTCTTCTTCGGCAACCGCCACCAGGATCTAAGCCAGTTCATTGTGGCGGAGATGGGCTTGCAGCGTTTCGAGCGCGTGAGGCCGGACGCCGTCGGGCTTTTCAGCGACCGCGCCGAGGCGGAGGCCCTGTTGCGTAACGGCGAGCGCCTCAACCGCCTGCGGGAGGACCTGGACGATCTGCGGCGGCATCTCAAGGGCTGGCGCCGCGGGCGGCGTCTGACGCCCATCCTCGCCCGCCGCAGCCGGGACCTGCTGGCCGAGGCCTGGCGCATGGCCGACCCCGACCAGCTGCTGGACGGCACGCTCCCGCCCTTGCTGGGGGGCGCCGGTCAACGGCGGCGGATCCGCCTGGCCGCCCTGCTGGAAGGCGCCTCGCTCCTGGAACGCCTGGGACGGCCGGGCGCGGCGGCCGGCTGGCAGCGCCTGGCGCTTGAGGCCGGGGTCGAGGGCCGGCGGCGGGGCGAAACCTGGCAGCGCCTGTCCATCAATCTGCGCCACTCCGGGCGGGCCGAATCGGCCGTGGCGGTCTGCTGGCAAGGTCTGGCCGAGCCGCTCGGGCCTGTCACCCGGCACGAGCTGGCCCGGCGGGCCGGGGAGCGCGACAGTCTGCGCGAGGCACCGCTCCGCGCATGCCAGGCCATCCGCCACCCCGGCCACCGCGGGGGACGCATTCTTCTCCAGGGGACCGGCGGCGCCGCCCTGGACGTGGAGGAGTGGGCCCTGGAGCACTTCCGCGCGGAAGGCTGGCAGGGCCTGCACGCCGAGAACCTTCTGCTCAAGGCCTTGGTGGGGCTGGCCGCCTGGGATCTCGTCTTCGCGCCGGTGCCCGGCGCCTTCCTTCACCGCTACCAGGCCGCCCCGCTCGATTGGGGACGTCCGGGCTTCCTGGAGCGACGCGCCGAGGCCTGGCGCCGGCTCGGTCTGCGTCTGCG
This window encodes:
- a CDS encoding acyl-CoA dehydrogenase family protein, which produces MSENPALTTLREEEQFFFETVRDFAREKILPLRERMDHEGKVDPALLKSLWDMGLMGIEIPEKWGGAEGSFFMSCLAIEAMSMVDAAVAVVVDVQNTLVINAFLRWGSEEVKSRYLPLLAEKWLGAYALSEAGSGSDAFALACRAQEDGDAYILNGQKLWITNAGEADLFIVFANINPAAGHKGITAFLVERDTPGFSVGKKEDKLGIRASSTCELVLKDCRVAKANVLGEVGVGYKVAIETLNEGRIGIGAQMVGLAQGCLDYTRGYLTERKQFNKPLAAFQGVQFQYAQAAAELEAARLCVWNAARLRETGQPFVREAAVAKLISSQMAQRVTSLCVDLLGGYGFVREYPVEKFYRDAKIGTIYEGTTNMQLMTIAKLLLG
- a CDS encoding SagB/ThcOx family dehydrogenase; this encodes MDRDLGRWFLTDRIRLETDFSRTPQQVGQPAPPVEKPLPAEARRLPLPAPGAWSGIRPVSVEQALAARESHRAFTAAALSLDELAFLLWSTQGVRRKLGQRAVLRTVPSAGARHAFETAVLVLRVAGLEPGLYRYLSLSHELAFLHALPDAAQAVADATLGQDFIGEAAAVLIWTALPERMEWRYGEAAYKVMAIDAGHVCQNLYLACECVGAGTCAIAAYDQARMDDLAGVDGQDEFVIYLAPVGKVERGRED
- a CDS encoding VRR-NUC domain-containing protein yields the protein MDPPAADIRDPYYLRNFHRLADTVLARDGLLFTAEERARLETVRALPDHARRLLLRLVSRREGWLRRSRLAYAEIPALDEALAILERTDWLERWPQADLPEATPPRDLVATLHHDECRHLLRMAGLRPGGLALRDRERLANLFAPAGPGLARHDRQLDFWPDGGSLSRRLGSLDQWIRLRHRLLFQLLELLFFGNRHQDLSQFIVAEMGLQRFERVRPDAVGLFSDRAEAEALLRNGERLNRLREDLDDLRRHLKGWRRGRRLTPILARRSRDLLAEAWRMADPDQLLDGTLPPLLGGAGQRRRIRLAALLEGASLLERLGRPGAAAGWQRLALEAGVEGRRRGETWQRLSINLRHSGRAESAVAVCWQGLAEPLGPVTRHELARRAGERDSLREAPLRACQAIRHPGHRGGRILLQGTGGAALDVEEWALEHFRAEGWQGLHAENLLLKALVGLAAWDLVFAPVPGAFLHRYQAAPLDWGRPGFLERRAEAWRRLGLRLRRERHRAGVRERLRSKAGLENPLVAWSVLIEPGISAQAHSSPVAWRRGLEVLLAALPGPLLAQFAQRLLEHPAECGHGLPDLLLWREDTSGVLRDWRLVEVKGPGDRLSLAQQLWLDWLLARGLPVELLMIECGQSGG